CCTCGGTGCCGTCGAGCGGGGCGCCGGTGTCGCGGCGGCGGCCGAACATGTTCTCCTGCTCCGCCAGCGAAACCCGGTCCCAGAACTCGACCAGCATCCGGATCAGCCGGATCACCTGGTAGCTGCCGCCCGCGGCCCAGGCGGGTTCGCCCGTTCCGGACGTCCACACGAGACGGTCGAAGTCGGCTTCTTCCGGGTTGGAGGTGCCGTCCTTGAAGCCCATCAGGTTCCGCGGTGTCCCGGCCGGGCGCGGCGGGGAGCTGAAGCCGTTGAGCTTCCACCGCAGCTGCATGCCGCCGCGGGTCGCGCGGGCGATGTCGCGCAGCGCGTGCAGCACGGTGTCGGTGGAGTTCGCGGACAGCGTGAGGCTCAGGTCGCCGTGGCACTGGGCGGGGTCGAGGGCGTCGTCCGGGAACGTCGTCATCGGCTTCAGCTTGGCGGGCTTGAGCTTCGCCAGGCCGTACCGGTCGTCGAACAGCGACGCGCCGACGCCGAGGACCACGCCCAGGTCGCCACCCGGGACGACGGGACCGAGCACCCCGGAGTCGGCGGGCGGCGCGGTGATGCCGAGGGCGGCGGGCGCACCACCGCCGGTGAGGAACCGCGCCCGGTCGGTGACGGCGCGGAAGAGGTCGGTGAGCTCGGCTTTCGACTCGGCGACGACGTCGAACGACGCGACGATGGTCTGGGTGGGCGGCTTCCGCAGGATGGCGGCCTGGTTCTTGCCGTGGAAGGCGACGGGCGCCGTGCTGTCGGTGACGGCGGCGGAAGCACCGAGCCCGGCTCCGGCGGCCACGGTCAGGCCGGCCCCCATCGCGGCGCGGCGCAGGAAGGAGCGGCGCGGCAGATCACTCACGAAACCCTCCTCGGCTCGGCGATCGCCGCGATCGGGGCCAGTAGTTCCGTCAGCTCGCTCACGTCCGCGTTCAGCTTCTGTCGCTCCTTCTGCGGCAACTGTGTCAGCGGCGTCCAGCTCCCGTCCGGCCGGTGCGCGAAGTCCAAAAGGGACTGTGTGCGCGTCAACCAGCTGTCCACCTCGGACAGATCCGGGTACCGGGGCGCGAGCAGCGGGCGGAGCACGTCGAGCACCGCGCGGGTGCCGTCGAGGTTGGCGCGGGCCGTGGCCAGGTTGGTGCCGCTGCCGTAGTCCGTGCGGCCCGTCAGTTCGAACTGCAGCGTGTTCTCCATGATCTCGTGCGCGCGCAGGCCGAGGTCGTTGCCGTCGATCTGGCTGTTGCCGAAGGACGCCTGCAGCGCGTGGGCGTCCGTGTCCAGCCGGTCGGCCACCGAGCCCAGCGCGGCCAGATCCTCGCCGTGCCAAAGCCCCTGCTCGAGGCGGTGGAACCCGGTGAAACCCGGGTCCGACGTGCCGTTCGGGAGGCCGTCGGCGGTGCCGTTGAGCGCGCCGTCGGAGTCGCCGAACGCGTCGTACGCCGCGCCGAGACGCTCGTACGTCAAGTGGGCCGTCAGCCACGCCGCCTCGCTCGCCGCGCGGTCGCCGCCGTGGACGGCGTTCTTCAGCGCGCCCGTGTTCGCGACCAGCTCGCCGAGGCCCGTCGTGACGTGCTGCTGGTAGGCCTTGAGCGGCCCGAGCAGGTCGTTGTGCGTCACCGGCGCGACGCCCGGGCCGGTCCGCTCGGCACCGCCGCTGACCTGCACCGCCGGCCCGACGATCGCGCCCGCGTCCTCGGGCAGGCAGCGGAACGCGTAGCTGCCGTTGCCGAGGTTGACCTGCAGCGGCCGGGTGGTCGCCGCGCCGAGGCCCTCGACCTCGCCGTAGATCACGCCGGTCGCCGGGTCGATCAGGTCGACCTCGGCGGTCACCGAGCCGGTGTTGTGCAGGCGGAACGTCTGCGGCCCGGGCTTCGGGTCCGACCAGCCGGTGCCGCACGCCGAACGCGACACCGCGATCTCCGGGTCGCCGGCGGACGCGCTGTCCGGCCAGAACGCCACGACGGCTCCCGCCGCGGCGGCCACGACCACGGCCGCCACGATCCAGCGGGTACGCACTGACCCCGGCACGCACACTCTCCCGTCACTCGATCGGACCATCACCGATCACGGATTATGCGAGCCTATCGTCCGAAAAACCGCATCGGATGCCGTCGAGAGGAGGGAATTCACCGGGACTTCAGCCCCGCGCCCACGAAAGGGGTAGAAATCAGACGATTCCGTGTGCCAGATCTGTCTGGTTGGGACGGTTCGTCCGGTTGGTTACGCTGCCGGCAGCGGCGAGCCGGTCTCCAGCAGCGTCTTCAGGCTCGACAGCAGGGCCGGCCAGCCCTGGCTGCACATCGCCATGACCGTGCTGCCCGGCTCGAAACCGTCGTGCAGCACCGTCAGCTTCACGCTTTCTCCCTGCGGTTCGAGCGTGAAGGTGACCTTCGAGCGGCCTTCCGCCTGCAGCTTCGAAAGCGTTTCCGCGTCGATGCCGTTTCCTTTCGCCCATTCCTCGGTGAACGTGTGCCAGGTGTAGGAAAGGCGGCGGTAGGGGTCGGATTCGAGCACGACCTGGTCGGGGTGGCTCGTTTTCGCGCCGTTTTCCGCCCAGACCACCGGTGACCCTTTCTTCCAGTCGGTTTCGAAGGAGACGCCCCAGTACTGCCGGGTGAACGCGGGGTCGGTAAGCGCTTGCCAGAGCTTTTTCGGGGTCGTGCTGATGTAGGTGGTGTACGCGAATTCGTTCATGGGTGTGGACTCCAGGGCTCGTTTCAGATCGGCCAGCGCGCCGGCCCGCCGCCGGTCGTAGCGGGTCATCCAGCGCTCGGTGATCGCGTTGATCGGCGCCGCGTCGAGGTAGTGCAGCTTTTCGCGGCCGCGCCAGGTCGTCGTGACCAGCCCGGCCGCCTCGAGCACGGCCAGGTGCTTGCTCACCGACTGGCGGGCCATGTCCAGCCCCGCGCACAGTTCGCGCAGGGTCTGGCCGTTGCGCTCGTTGAGCACGTCCAGCAGCCGGCGTCGGCTGGGGTCGGCCAGTGCTTTGAACACCTCGTCCATCGCGCCTTCTTCCGAACATGCAGCCATTCGGCTGCCTTTTCACGATAGGCAGCTGAACGGCTGCATGTCAACCGGGGGTCAGCGGAAGCGGATCACCGTGCTGCCCGCGAGCACGAAGAACACGAGGATGACCAGCGTCCCGGTCTGCCCGCCGGACGACCGGGTCACGACCTGGTCGACCGCGCCGGTCAGCCGCACCCCGCACTCGGCGATGACGGTGTGCCGCCCCGCCTCGATCCGGGTGAACTGGACCGGCGCGGTGAAGGCCCCGGAGCTGTCGGTGTAGGCGGAGCCGACCTCGGCGCCGTCGGAGGTCAGCGTGACCATCCGCCCCGGCTGGCAGCCCTTGCCCGACGCCGACAGCTCGTCGCCGGGCTGGACGCTCGGCCGGTCGAGCACCAGCTCACCCGGCTTCGGCTCGGTGCTGGTGGTGGCCGGGGTGCCGGGTGTCGTCGGCGTGGTCGCGGGCGGCGGCGTGGACGTGGTCGTCGGCGGGGTGGTGCTCGTGGTCGGAGGCGGGGTCGTGGTGATGCTGGGCTTGCTCGGCCGCGTGGTCGCGGGCGGCGGCGTGGTGGTGGTCGGGGGCGGCGGGGTCGTGGTGGGTGTGGCGGTCACGGTGAACCGGCTGCTCGCGGTGAGCGGCTGCTTGGTCCGGGCGTTGGTGCAGGTGCCGGTGACCGGGTAGGTGCCGGGCTGGGCACCGGCCGGCACGGTGGCCGCGACCGTGCCGCTGGTCTCCTGGAGGGTCGCGTTCCCCGTCCACATCGGCGTGCCGTTCCAGGAAAAGGTGATCGCCGTGCCGCACGGGTAGAAATTCCAGGAAATGGTGAAGGAACTGCCTGCCTTGCCGCTCGACGGTTTCAAACCAACCGACGACGTGTATTGTGCGTTGGCGTTACCGGCGAACGCGAGCAGAAGTATCGTTCCGGCCACGGCGCCGAAAAACAGCCGAACCACGAATCGCATTGGGACGTCCCTCCCCGGTGTGTGCTCGCTGTAGCATTCCGGACCAGTCGGATAACGCAAGTAGGGGATGCCCAATGGGACGTGTCATCGCGGCGGGGGTTGCGTTGGGTTTGTGCGGGGTGCTGCTCGGCGCGCCACCCGCGTCGGCCCAGTCCGGTTCGGCACCGTCCGGCTCGCTCGGGGTGCAGGTGTCGATCGACCGGCGGCCGATCGCCGACGTGACGGTCCCGATCGACCCGGCCAAGCAGGTCGAGCTCCAGGTCGTGGCCACCAACCCGGGCACCGCGCCGGTGAAGGTCCGCAGCGTGCGGCTCTCCGGCGTCGCGCTCGCCCTCACCTTCTTCGCCTACGACACGACCGCGCCGTTCGAAGTGCCGGCGCGGGGCTCGACCACCCGGACGTTCGTGCTGGACCTCGGCGATCTCGCCGGACAGGCGACCGGGCTGCTGCCGTCGTCGGTCGAGCTGCTCGACGCCCAGCGCGCGACGCTCGGCGAGGCCACGACGGTCGCCGACGTCCAGGGCTCCTTCTGGTCGGTCTACGGCGTCTTCGGCCTGGCGATGCTCGTGCTCACCGTCCTCGCCTGGCTGACCGCGCTGCTCGCGCTGGCCCGGCACCGGCTGGCCCCCAACCGCTGGCGCCGCGGCCTGCGGTTCCTGCCCGCCGGGTTCGGCACCGGCCTGGTCGCGGTGATCAGCCTGTCCGTGCTGCGGCTGGTCCCGCCGGAGCCGGCGATCGAGATCCCGGTGGTGCTCGGCGCCGCGGCGATCGCGTTCCTGCTCGGCTACCTGACGCCGCACCCGGCGGCGCCGGCCGCCGCGGCCGCCGGGGACGGCGCCACCGTCCGGCTGCCGGTCCCGTCGACCCAGGAATTCACCCGATGAGCGCACCGGCCGAACTGGTCGCCGCCCTGCCGCAGTACGACATCGGCGCCGAGATCGGCGAAGGCGGCATGGGTGTCGTGTTCGCCGGGACGCACCGGACGCTGGGGCGCAGCGTCGCGATCAAGCAGCTGCCCTGGGACGTGCTCAACCACGCGGCGAGCAGCGAGCTGTTCGACCGCGAGGCCCGCGTGCTGGCCAGCCTGGACCACCCGCACATCGTGCCGGTGTACGACTACGTCCGCACCGGCCGCGAGCACCTGCTGGTGATGGAACGGCTCGACGGCGGCACGGTGCACAGCCGGTTCCACGGCGGCGGCGTCACCGGCGAGCAGGCGTGCGCGATCGGCCTGGCGATGCTCGCCGGGCTGCACGCCGCACACCGGGCCGGCGTGCTGCACCTCGACGTCAAGCCGCGGAACCTGCTGTTCAACCTGCAGGGCGTGGTGAAGGTGGCGGACTTCGGCATCGCGCGGGTGATCAGCGAGGGCGCCACGCTCGTCACGCACGGTGGCGAGATCCTCGGCACCCCGGCGTACATCGCGCCCGAGCAGGCGATGGGCAACGCGCTGAGCCCGGCGGCCGACGTCTACGCGGCCGGCACGGTGCTCTACGAGCTGCTGTCGCGGCAGCTGCCGTTCGACAACACGCGCGGCGCGATCAGCATGATGCGCCAGCACATGTTCACCGACCCGCGGCCGATCGCGGGCGTCCCGATGCCGATCGCCGGGGTGATCATGCGCAGCCTCGCGCGCGAGCTCGACGCGCGCTACCGCGAGGCCGAATCGTTCGCGGCCGATCTGGCCGGCGCCGCGACCGCCGTCTACGGGCCCGGCTGGCTCGAACGCTCCGGGGTGCCGGTCCTGCACCTGACGCCGCGGGTGATCGCCGGGCTCAACTCGGCCACCGCGCCGGCGCCGCCGGAGGAGTCCCGGACGCGGCCGGTCCGGCGGCCGTCGGGGCCGAACGCGACGCTGGTCGCGCCGAGCGGGCCGCCGGACACCGGTTCCGGGCCGGCCGGCGGCGGTCCGGGTGCCGGTCCGGACTCCGGCCGCGCGGGGGACGGTTCCGGCCCGTCGGCGTCCTCGAAGGCCGCCGTGCTGTGGTTGCGCTTGGGCGCGGCGGCGGCCGCGATCGTGCTGGTGGTCCTCGCGCTGCTGAACCCGGAGCGGCTGCCGCACCAGGCGTCCCCGACGTTGCTCCTCGGCACCAAGCCCGTCACGACGCCGGTCGAGGTGGACCTCAGCAAGCCGCTGACGCTGGCCGGCACCGGCAACCCGGGTCCCGTCGCGCTCACGCTGTCCGCGGCCGGGATCCCGCTGAGCTCGGCCGAAACCGACGCGAAAGCGGCCGGCAACGGCTTCACCGCGCAGCTCACCCTGCCGGCGATCGCGCGGTGGGTGGTCGGCGGCGCGGTCACGGCGACCGTGCGGACCGGGCCGGTCACGCAGACGTTCACGCTGCTCACCAGCCAGCACCCGCTGGCGAGCGCGATGGGCGCGGGCAGCCTCATCCTGGCGCTGTTCGCGCTCGCCTACCTCGAATCCGGGCTGCGGACCATCCGCAACGGCCACCGCTGGCGTGGTGCGTCGGTCGGCGGGCCGGTGCTGGGCCTGCTGTTCGGCGCCGTGGCGTGGCTGTGCTTGTCGGTGCTGCGCGAGCACGAACCGGCGCCGGGGTTCGGCGCCGGCTGTGCGGTGGCGGGCGCGGTCGCGGCCGGGCTCGTGGTCGCGGCGGCGCGGCGCCGGGCGTCCACAGTGGTCAGTCGACCATCCGGACGGTGACGTGCGGGCTGTAGCTCTTGCGCCGGCTCCACCCGGTTTCGGCGCAGAGGCTCAGCTGGATGGCGCGGTCGGCCGGCGCCCAGTAGCCGGTGCGGACGAAGTAGCCCTCCATCGTGGTCAGCGCGCCGAGGCGCTTGCGGGCCGAACACATCTCCCAGCCCCACTGGCGTCCGGTCTTCTCGACGCCGTTGCGCCGCACGGACAGGCACGGGTTGCCGACCGCGCGGATGTCGGCGTCGCCCTCGGTGACGTAGACGACGCCGTCGATCTTGTAGAACCGGTTGTTGTCGAGCAGCGAGACCTGCCCGGAGAGCGTGACCCCGACCCGGCCGCCTTCGTCGCCGGTGAGCGTCCAATCGAGACAGAATTCCTGGACCGGGAGTTCCAGCGACTGGGTCATGGCGAGTTCCCCTGTTCTAGCAGTGCGTCCTTCCAGAAGATAGGGAAAATCCGGACGCCGGGAAGGGGTGCGGACGATCTTCACCCGAAGCGGTTCCGGAGCCATGAATGCCTTGCCGTGCATGGGTTTTCAGGCGAGTGGGTGACTTCGGGCACGAGAGGTGACATCGGGGCGTCTCTCCGGGTGGCGTCGGCCGCACGGTCGGGTCTGCGTCGGTCTCGATCACTCTCCGTGAGGTAAAGGTAAAGGAACCATTACCTTCGGCGGGGCGTTGACGGGGCATGAGCGAGACCACGGTGATCGAGCTCGGGCCCCGCGACCTGCTCGTGGTGGCGGGCCTGCCCGGCGCGGGCAAGACGACGATGCTCCGCCACGCCGCGCCCGGCCTGGTGGTGCTGGACTCCGACCAGGTCCGCGCCCGGCTGGCGGCGGTGCCCTTGCCGTACCGGTGCTACCGGCCGGTGGTCCACGCGTGGCACCGCGCGCGAGTGGTCCGGCGGGCGATGGCGGCGGGGCCGATCGTGGTCCACGAGCCGTCGACGCGGGCTTCCACCCGGGCGTTGCTGGCGCTGGTGGGAGCGGTCAGCGGGCGGCCGGTGCGGTTGCTGTTCCTGGACGTGACGGCTGCGCAGGCGCTGGCCGGCCAGCGCAGCCGCGGGCGGGTCGTGCGGCCGCGGTCGTTCGCCCGGCACGTCCGGCGGGCGGGGAAGTGGCGGGAGGCGCTGCTGGCCTCGCGGGTTCCGGTGGGGTGGAGCAGCGTCCAGGTGATCGACCGGGCTCGGGCGGGGCGGACGCGGGTGGTGGTGAAGCAGCTGGTGGAGTGCTGACGGGGGCGCGTACCTGGGCGGTCGGCTCGCGTGCCTGGAGGGTCGGTTCGCGCGGTGGTGGATGTAGTGAATGACTCATTCCTGTCGTCTGGCGACAGGAATGAGTCATTCACTACGTTGCGGGCCGGGCAGGCGTCCGGGAGGTAGGCGGCGCGGGGCCGGTCGTCACCCTCGGTTGGTCTGGACATTTTACATATTGGTCTAGACAATATCGGTATCTCCCCGACTGGAGGACCCGATGAGGCGTTCCAGACTGTCCGCAACCCTCGCCGCCTTCGTCCTGGCGCTCTCCGGTCTCGCGGCCGGTCCCGCCGGTTCCGCCGAGGCGGCCAACCTCCTCGCCAACCCCGGTTTCGAGGCCGGCTCGCTCTCCGGCTGGACCTGCGCCAACGCCACCACCGTCAGCACTCCCGTGCACGGCGGGAGCCACGCCCTCGCCGGCACCCCCGTCGGTGCCGACTACGCCCAGTGCTCGCAGACCGTGTCCGTTCAGCCGAACACCACCTACACCGTCTCCGCCTGGGTGCGCGGGAACCCCGTCTACCTCGGCATCACCGGCGGCGCCTCGACCTGGTCGGGCAACGCGAGCGCCTACAACCAGCTGTCCCTCACCTTCACCACCGGCAACCAGACCTCCGCCCAGCTCTACCTCCACGGCTGGTACGGCGCCGGCACCTACTACGCCGACGACGTCGTCCTCGACGGCCCCGGCGGCAGCACCCCCGGGACTCCCGGTGCGCCAGGCACCCCGGCCACCGGCGCCGTCACGAACTCCTCCATCGCCCTGAGCTGGGGTGCCGCCGCCGGGGCCGTCACCGGGTACCGCGTCTACGAAGGCAGCAGCGTCGTCGCCACCGTCACCGGGACCAGCGCCACGATCTCCGGCCTGAAAGCCTGCGAAACCCACAGCTACGCCGTCGCCGCCTACAACAGCGCCGGTGAGTCCCCGAAGAGCGCGACCACCAGCGTGACCACCACCGGCTGCGTCGACACCGGCCTGCCGAAGCACTCGCTCATCGGCTACCTGCACTCCAGCTTCGCGAACGGCTCCGGCTACGTCCGGATGGCCGACGTCCCCGCGGCCTGGGACATCATCGACCTCGCGTTCGGCGAACCGACGTCCGTCACCTCCGGGGACATCCGCTTCACCCGCTGCGCCGCCACCGAGTGCCCGAACGTCGAGAGCGACGCGGACTTCACCGCCGCGATCAAAGCCAAGCAGGCGCAGGGCAAGAAGGTCCTGATCTCCATCGGCGGGCAGAACGGCCAGGTCCAGCTGACGACGACCGCCGCGCGCGACAAGTTCGTCAGCTCCGTCTCGGCGATCATCGACAAGTACGGCCTCAACGGCCTCGACGTCGACTTCGAGGGCCACTCGCTCTCGCTCAACGCCGGCGACACCGACTTCCGCAACCCGACCACGCCGGTGATCGTCAACCTGATCTCCGCGCTGAAGTCGCTCAAGGCCAAGTACGGCTCGGGCTTCGTGCTCACCATGGCGCCGGAGACGTTCTTCGTGCAGGTCGGCTACCAGTTCTACGGCGGCTCGGGTACCGGCGACGCGCGGACCGGCGCCTACCTGCCGGTGATCCACGCGCTGCGGGACTCCCTGACCGTGCTGCACGTCCAGGACTACAACTCCGGCCCGGTCATGGGCCTGGACAACCAGTACCACAACATGGGTGGCGCGGAGTTCCACATCGCGATGACCGACATGCTCAAGGCCGGCTTCACCGTGGCGAACACCGGGCAGTTCTTCCCCGGGCTGCGGCCCGACCAGATCGCGGTCGGGCTGCCGGCGGCGGTCAGCGCGGGCAACGGCTACACGTCGCCCACGGACGTCCAGACGGCGGTGAACTGCCTGGTCGAGGGCAGCGGCTGCGGCTCGTACACGCTGCGCGGCGGGACGTCGCCGGCGCTGCGCGGGCTGATGACCTGGTCGATCAACTGGGACAAGTACTACAACTGGGAGTTCCAGAACAGCCACGAGCCGTTCCTGAACTCGCTGCCGTGACGCCGGGCGGTGTGCCCCGCTCCGGTGGGGCACACTGCCTGACGTGGTGAAACGCGACTCCGTGCTGACGCGCGTCGTCCGGATCTTCGAGACGTTCGAACCGGACGCGCCCGCGTTGCGCGTCACCGACATCGCGCGGCGGGCCGGGCTGCACGTCGCGACGGCGTCCCGGCTGATCGACGAGCTGGTCGGGCACGGCTGGCTGCGCCGCGACCCCGATCGGAGGATCCGCGTGGGCGTGCGGTTGTGGGAGCTGGCGTCGCGCGCGTCGCCGACGCTCGGGCTGCGCGAAGCCGCGATGCCGTTCATGGAGGACCTGCACGCCGTCGTCGGGCACCACACCCAGCTCGCGGTGCTCGAGGACCGCGAGGTGCTGTTCGTCGAGCGGCTTTCCGCGCCCGGCGCGGTCGTCAACGTGACGCGGGTGGCCGGGCGGCTGCCGCTGCACGCGTCGTCGTCCGGGCTCGTGCTGCTCGCCCATGCGCCCGCCGACCTGCAGGAACAGGTGCTGGCCGGCCCCCTCGGCCCGTTCCGCCGGACCACGCTGACCGACCCGGCGCGGCTGCGGCGCTTCCTCGCCGACGTGCGGCGGGACGGCTACGCGTACTGCGCGGGCTTCATCGACGAAGAGACCACCGGGATCGCCGTCCCGCTGCGGGGCCGCGGTGGCGACGTGGTCGCGGCGCTGTCGGTGATCGTGCCCAACGACGACTCCGCGCGGATGCAGATCCCGGCGTTGCGCGCGGCGGCGCGTGGAATCTCGCGGACGCTCTCTCAGTGAATGAGAATGTCGTAGTGGCCGCCACGGTCGGTGGCCCATGCTCGGACTCTCCGCGTGAAAGGACGTTGCCGTGCGCACCCAGGTCGTCATCGTCGGCGCCGGCCCGGCCGGGCTGCTGCTGTCCCACCTGCTCGGCCTCGAGGGAATCGACTCGGTGCTGGTCGAACGGCAGACCGCCGAGCACGTCCAGGCACGCATCCGCGCGGGCATGCTCGAGGCGGGCACGGTCGAGCTGCTGCGCTCGGTGGGGCTCGGCGACCGGCTCGACGCGGAAGGCATGGAACACCGCGGGATCCACCTGCAGTGGCCGGGGGAGCGCCACCACCTGGACTTCGTCGACCTCGTCGGCCGGTCGGTCACCATCTACGGGCAGACCGAGATCACCAAGGACCTCATGGTGGCGCGGGAAAAGGCGGGCCGCCCGGCGTACTACTCGGCTTCGGACGTCTCCCTGCACGACGTGACGGACTCGCCGTACGTGACTTTCGTGGACGCCGACGGTGCGGCGCAGCGGGTCGACGCGGACGTGGTCGTCGGCTGCGACGGGTTCCACGGGCCGAGCCGGCTGTCCATTCCGGACGCTCAGGTGCGGGAGCGGGCGTACCCGTTCGCGTGGCTGGGGGTGCTGGCCGACGTCGCGCCGTCGGCGGACGAGCTGATCTACGCCTGGCACCCGGACGGCTTCGCGATGCACAGCATGCGCTCGCCGCGGGTGAGCCGGTTCTACCTGCAGGTGGCGCCGGACGAGGACATCGCCGAGTGGAGCGACGACCGGATCTGGACGGCGCTGTCCACGCGGCTCGCGTTTTCCGGCTGGACGCTGGAGACGGGCACGATCACGGAGAAGAGCGTGCTGCCGATGCGCAGTTTCGTGTCGACGCCGATGCGGCACGGGAACCTCTACCTGGCCGGGGACGCCGCGCACATCGTGCCGCCGACGGGGGCGAAGGGGCTGAACCTGGCGGTCGCGGACGTCTCGCTGCTGGCACGCGCGTTGACGGCGTCGTTCCGCGGCGACGACTCGCTCGCTTCGGCGTACTCGGAGACGGCGTTGCGGCGGGTCTGGCGCTGCACGCACTTCTCGTGGTGGATGACGTCGATGCTGCACCGCCACGGTGACGACTTCGACGCCCAGCTCCAGCTGTCCCAGCTCCGCCGCACGGTGAGTTCGGTGTCCGCGGCCACGGAGCTGGCCGACAACTACTCGGGCATCCCGCTCTGACGACGTGAATGACTCATTCCTGTCGTCAGGCGACAGGAATGAGTCATTCACTACATCCACTCTTGACGTCCGGACCCTGCCCAGCGCACCCTACCCGCGTAGTAATTCGAATTATCAGCGCCGGGAAGGCTTCATGAGGGAACTGGACACGGAGATTCTGGTGGTCGGCGGGGGACTCGGCGGGGTCGCCGCCGCGCTGGCCGCGGCGTCCCACGGCCGGCGGGTCGTGCTCACCGAGGAGACCGGCTGGCTCGGTGGGCAGCTCACCGCCCAGGCCGTGCCGCCGGACGAGAACCCGTGGATCGAGCGGTTCGGCTCCACCCGCACCTACCGCGACCTGCGCACGGGTATCCGCGACCACTACCGCCGCCACTACCCGCTTCGCGCCGAAGCCGCGAAGCGCCCGGAACTGAACCCCGGCGCGGGGCGAGTCAGCAAGCTCTGCGGTGAACCCCGGGTGGCCCTGGCCGTCATCGAGGCCATGCTCGCGCCGCACGTCAGCGCCGGGCGGATCCACGTCCTGCGCCACCACCGCCCGGTCGAGGCGCACACCACCGGTGACCGCGTCGACGCCGTGGTCCTCGAAAGCGGCCAAGACAAAGTCACCGTCCAAGCCCGGTACGTCCTCGACGCCACCGAGAACGGCGACCTCCTGCCGCTCACCGGCACCGAGCACGTGACCGGCGCCGAAGCCCGAAGCGAACACGACGAACCGCACGCGCCCGAAGAAGCCGCCCCGGCGAACCTCCAAGGCATCACCTACTGCTTCGCGGTTTCCCACCACGAAGGGGAAAACCACGTCATCGACAAGCCGGAGACGTACGGCTTCTGGCGCGACTACCAGCCGGACTTCTGGCCCGGCCCGCT
This genomic window from Amycolatopsis mongoliensis contains:
- a CDS encoding Dyp-type peroxidase; its protein translation is MSDLPRRSFLRRAAMGAGLTVAAGAGLGASAAVTDSTAPVAFHGKNQAAILRKPPTQTIVASFDVVAESKAELTDLFRAVTDRARFLTGGGAPAALGITAPPADSGVLGPVVPGGDLGVVLGVGASLFDDRYGLAKLKPAKLKPMTTFPDDALDPAQCHGDLSLTLSANSTDTVLHALRDIARATRGGMQLRWKLNGFSSPPRPAGTPRNLMGFKDGTSNPEEADFDRLVWTSGTGEPAWAAGGSYQVIRLIRMLVEFWDRVSLAEQENMFGRRRDTGAPLDGTEETDVPRYADDPIGTVIPLTSHIRKANPRTPETDAGRILRRAVNYDRGIDSNGNLDMGLVFVCYQQDLERQFEAIQTRLAGEPLTDYISPFGGGYFFALPGVTGPDDHFGRSLLT
- a CDS encoding EfeM/EfeO family lipoprotein; translation: MRTRWIVAAVVVAAAAGAVVAFWPDSASAGDPEIAVSRSACGTGWSDPKPGPQTFRLHNTGSVTAEVDLIDPATGVIYGEVEGLGAATTRPLQVNLGNGSYAFRCLPEDAGAIVGPAVQVSGGAERTGPGVAPVTHNDLLGPLKAYQQHVTTGLGELVANTGALKNAVHGGDRAASEAAWLTAHLTYERLGAAYDAFGDSDGALNGTADGLPNGTSDPGFTGFHRLEQGLWHGEDLAALGSVADRLDTDAHALQASFGNSQIDGNDLGLRAHEIMENTLQFELTGRTDYGSGTNLATARANLDGTRAVLDVLRPLLAPRYPDLSEVDSWLTRTQSLLDFAHRPDGSWTPLTQLPQKERQKLNADVSELTELLAPIAAIAEPRRVS
- a CDS encoding ArsR/SmtB family transcription factor, which encodes MDEVFKALADPSRRRLLDVLNERNGQTLRELCAGLDMARQSVSKHLAVLEAAGLVTTTWRGREKLHYLDAAPINAITERWMTRYDRRRAGALADLKRALESTPMNEFAYTTYISTTPKKLWQALTDPAFTRQYWGVSFETDWKKGSPVVWAENGAKTSHPDQVVLESDPYRRLSYTWHTFTEEWAKGNGIDAETLSKLQAEGRSKVTFTLEPQGESVKLTVLHDGFEPGSTVMAMCSQGWPALLSSLKTLLETGSPLPAA
- a CDS encoding serine/threonine-protein kinase, which gives rise to MSAPAELVAALPQYDIGAEIGEGGMGVVFAGTHRTLGRSVAIKQLPWDVLNHAASSELFDREARVLASLDHPHIVPVYDYVRTGREHLLVMERLDGGTVHSRFHGGGVTGEQACAIGLAMLAGLHAAHRAGVLHLDVKPRNLLFNLQGVVKVADFGIARVISEGATLVTHGGEILGTPAYIAPEQAMGNALSPAADVYAAGTVLYELLSRQLPFDNTRGAISMMRQHMFTDPRPIAGVPMPIAGVIMRSLARELDARYREAESFAADLAGAATAVYGPGWLERSGVPVLHLTPRVIAGLNSATAPAPPEESRTRPVRRPSGPNATLVAPSGPPDTGSGPAGGGPGAGPDSGRAGDGSGPSASSKAAVLWLRLGAAAAAIVLVVLALLNPERLPHQASPTLLLGTKPVTTPVEVDLSKPLTLAGTGNPGPVALTLSAAGIPLSSAETDAKAAGNGFTAQLTLPAIARWVVGGAVTATVRTGPVTQTFTLLTSQHPLASAMGAGSLILALFALAYLESGLRTIRNGHRWRGASVGGPVLGLLFGAVAWLCLSVLREHEPAPGFGAGCAVAGAVAAGLVVAAARRRASTVVSRPSGR
- a CDS encoding AAA family ATPase, whose translation is MSETTVIELGPRDLLVVAGLPGAGKTTMLRHAAPGLVVLDSDQVRARLAAVPLPYRCYRPVVHAWHRARVVRRAMAAGPIVVHEPSTRASTRALLALVGAVSGRPVRLLFLDVTAAQALAGQRSRGRVVRPRSFARHVRRAGKWREALLASRVPVGWSSVQVIDRARAGRTRVVVKQLVEC
- a CDS encoding chitinase, encoding MRRSRLSATLAAFVLALSGLAAGPAGSAEAANLLANPGFEAGSLSGWTCANATTVSTPVHGGSHALAGTPVGADYAQCSQTVSVQPNTTYTVSAWVRGNPVYLGITGGASTWSGNASAYNQLSLTFTTGNQTSAQLYLHGWYGAGTYYADDVVLDGPGGSTPGTPGAPGTPATGAVTNSSIALSWGAAAGAVTGYRVYEGSSVVATVTGTSATISGLKACETHSYAVAAYNSAGESPKSATTSVTTTGCVDTGLPKHSLIGYLHSSFANGSGYVRMADVPAAWDIIDLAFGEPTSVTSGDIRFTRCAATECPNVESDADFTAAIKAKQAQGKKVLISIGGQNGQVQLTTTAARDKFVSSVSAIIDKYGLNGLDVDFEGHSLSLNAGDTDFRNPTTPVIVNLISALKSLKAKYGSGFVLTMAPETFFVQVGYQFYGGSGTGDARTGAYLPVIHALRDSLTVLHVQDYNSGPVMGLDNQYHNMGGAEFHIAMTDMLKAGFTVANTGQFFPGLRPDQIAVGLPAAVSAGNGYTSPTDVQTAVNCLVEGSGCGSYTLRGGTSPALRGLMTWSINWDKYYNWEFQNSHEPFLNSLP
- a CDS encoding IclR family transcriptional regulator translates to MVKRDSVLTRVVRIFETFEPDAPALRVTDIARRAGLHVATASRLIDELVGHGWLRRDPDRRIRVGVRLWELASRASPTLGLREAAMPFMEDLHAVVGHHTQLAVLEDREVLFVERLSAPGAVVNVTRVAGRLPLHASSSGLVLLAHAPADLQEQVLAGPLGPFRRTTLTDPARLRRFLADVRRDGYAYCAGFIDEETTGIAVPLRGRGGDVVAALSVIVPNDDSARMQIPALRAAARGISRTLSQ